In Zunongwangia profunda SM-A87, the following proteins share a genomic window:
- a CDS encoding type IV secretory system conjugative DNA transfer family protein, protein MVVNLYILIFFIAGSAIIFYFSLKNTPWGNAINLGYIFTLLLISFSKGFDFDMLVLVGSRIVMPLMIINALLYELLFQVGTGKPEKQYAFRMPLSSGSMKLKDIRRGVSIIGAAGSGKTESVVAQFLKHFSRHSFSGIIHDYKNFELSRIAYPLFKESKLPFYLISFDRVFHKVNPIAPRYMLDEESVNEISRVLLENLLEKKESGYSGSSKFFNDAAEGIIGGLIWKLKTDYPHYCTLPHMIAIFQQCTTYELIELLSSNFTSKAMANAFINGVEPESQTAAVKSTLSNAFKKISTQRIFMVLSEDEIPLDINNAENPGVISVVNNPKFESAYSPIIATVIHSITKQMSVHDRLGSFILVEEASTIRLLNMQRIPATLRSYNISTVYVIQDKIQNDILYGREAGKAILSNLSYQFFGKVNDPETAKYYESFFEIVKRKSISVSKSDNLNFDTRTTKSEREVAKIRADLFFRLKPGQFVTFSDGKDRKVKFAAPQWSKELPTPKHEVSQEELESNFQKIYREVKTIITTEIQKK, encoded by the coding sequence ATGGTTGTTAATTTATATATCCTTATTTTTTTTATCGCTGGATCAGCGATTATCTTCTACTTCTCGCTTAAAAATACGCCATGGGGAAATGCGATTAATCTCGGCTATATTTTTACCCTGTTATTAATTAGCTTTTCAAAAGGTTTTGATTTTGATATGCTAGTGCTGGTGGGCTCGCGTATAGTAATGCCCCTAATGATCATAAATGCACTCCTATATGAATTATTATTCCAGGTTGGGACAGGAAAACCGGAAAAACAATATGCTTTTCGGATGCCTCTTTCTTCTGGTTCCATGAAATTAAAAGATATTCGTCGCGGGGTGTCCATTATCGGTGCGGCTGGAAGTGGAAAGACTGAAAGTGTGGTGGCGCAATTTCTTAAACATTTTAGCCGTCATAGCTTTAGTGGAATTATCCATGACTATAAAAATTTTGAACTCTCCAGAATTGCCTATCCTTTATTTAAAGAAAGTAAGCTCCCTTTTTACCTGATTTCTTTTGATCGGGTATTTCATAAAGTGAATCCTATTGCTCCGCGGTATATGCTGGATGAAGAAAGCGTCAATGAGATTTCAAGGGTGCTTCTGGAAAATTTATTGGAGAAAAAAGAAAGTGGTTATTCAGGCAGTTCCAAGTTTTTTAATGATGCTGCGGAAGGAATCATCGGAGGGCTGATCTGGAAACTAAAAACCGATTATCCTCATTATTGTACCCTTCCTCATATGATTGCCATATTCCAACAATGTACCACCTATGAACTGATAGAATTGTTGAGTTCTAATTTTACATCAAAGGCGATGGCCAATGCCTTTATTAATGGGGTAGAGCCGGAAAGCCAGACCGCAGCGGTAAAAAGTACCCTTTCTAATGCTTTTAAAAAGATTAGTACCCAACGGATCTTTATGGTGCTTTCTGAAGATGAAATTCCCCTGGATATTAATAATGCAGAAAATCCGGGAGTGATCTCCGTAGTGAATAATCCAAAATTTGAATCGGCCTATTCGCCCATCATCGCCACCGTTATTCATAGTATCACCAAACAAATGAGTGTGCATGATCGCCTGGGATCTTTTATTCTTGTGGAAGAGGCTTCTACGATCCGGCTGTTGAATATGCAACGTATTCCCGCCACCCTAAGAAGCTATAATATTTCGACCGTTTATGTGATCCAGGATAAGATCCAGAATGATATCCTCTACGGTAGGGAGGCAGGAAAAGCTATTCTGAGTAATCTGTCTTACCAATTTTTCGGAAAGGTGAATGATCCGGAAACCGCGAAATACTACGAAAGTTTCTTTGAGATTGTAAAGCGTAAGAGTATTAGCGTGAGTAAAAGTGATAATCTGAATTTTGATACCCGAACTACCAAAAGTGAACGTGAAGTGGCTAAAATCAGGGCAGATCTTTTCTTTCGATTGAAACCGGGACAGTTTGTGACCTTCTCAGATGGCAAAGATCGAAAAGTGAAATTCGCAGCTCCCCAATGGTCAAAAGAACTGCCTACTCCTAAACATGAAGTAAGTCAGGAAGAATTGGAATCGAATTTTCAGAAAATATACCGGGAAGTGAAGACGATTATTACCACAGAAATTCAAAAGAAATGA
- a CDS encoding RNA polymerase sigma factor — MEREFKLLKEGHPDAMEFIYARYQHKLFWMGKQLIKDEFVIESILQDTFLKLWEKRDHIEDPKHMLYFLLHVMKRDCSYYYIRPRNNFHRNINSLDNYENYQEYIHGYDPESEDEHLKDQEANQKALDRIKCVFPLLRPERRYLIELCLKYGFQYKNIAELMGTSTTYTSNEVKRAIDDIKKIIHQGSNLGSKPDQIQVKKNTRITREQEKVLQLRNEMHYSFAAIAEELQLSQKEVHKEFMTAYKLLQSKHKQQQSA, encoded by the coding sequence ATGGAACGTGAGTTTAAACTTTTAAAAGAAGGGCATCCTGATGCCATGGAGTTTATTTATGCCCGATATCAGCATAAGCTCTTTTGGATGGGGAAGCAGTTAATTAAGGATGAATTTGTTATTGAGAGCATTCTTCAGGATACGTTCCTAAAATTATGGGAGAAAAGAGATCATATAGAAGATCCTAAACATATGCTCTACTTCCTTCTTCATGTGATGAAACGGGATTGTAGCTATTACTATATCCGACCCAGGAATAATTTTCACCGGAACATCAACAGCTTGGATAATTACGAGAACTACCAGGAATATATACATGGCTATGACCCGGAGTCAGAAGATGAGCATCTAAAAGATCAGGAAGCCAACCAAAAAGCTCTTGACCGAATAAAGTGTGTTTTTCCTTTACTCAGGCCGGAAAGAAGATATCTAATTGAACTCTGCTTAAAATACGGTTTTCAGTATAAAAATATTGCTGAGCTTATGGGAACAAGCACTACCTATACCAGCAATGAGGTAAAAAGAGCGATTGACGATATTAAAAAGATTATTCACCAAGGGAGCAATTTGGGTTCAAAACCTGATCAAATTCAAGTAAAGAAAAATACTAGAATAACCAGGGAACAAGAAAAAGTCTTACAGCTACGGAATGAAATGCACTATTCTTTTGCGGCTATTGCAGAAGAATTGCAACTATCCCAAAAGGAAGTCCACAAGGAATTTATGACTGCTTATAAGCTTTTACAAAGCAAACATAAACAACAACAATCTGCTTAA
- a CDS encoding JAB domain-containing protein has product MKVNEIKLCYKDRITISNCPKITCCQDAANIYYSNWDKNEIQLQESFKVMLLNNSNIVKGICQISTGGINATLVDIRIMFALILKSLSTAIIVCHNHPSGKLQASQVDKKLTSKIQKACDFLDIKLLDHLIINSEGNYLSFADEGIL; this is encoded by the coding sequence ATGAAAGTTAACGAAATAAAACTATGTTACAAAGACCGGATAACAATTTCTAACTGTCCCAAAATTACCTGCTGCCAGGATGCAGCGAATATTTACTATTCGAATTGGGATAAAAATGAAATTCAACTACAGGAATCTTTTAAAGTAATGCTCCTTAATAATTCTAATATCGTTAAAGGGATTTGTCAGATCTCCACCGGGGGAATTAACGCGACCTTAGTAGATATACGAATTATGTTTGCACTAATTCTGAAAAGTCTTTCCACCGCGATTATTGTTTGCCATAATCACCCCTCCGGGAAATTACAGGCCAGTCAGGTCGATAAAAAACTGACCTCCAAAATTCAAAAAGCTTGTGATTTTCTGGATATTAAACTACTGGATCACCTGATCATTAACAGCGAAGGAAATTACCTGAGTTTTGCGGATGAAGGAATTTTATAA
- a CDS encoding single-stranded DNA-binding protein: MSTIRNKVQFIGNVGNTPEITNLESSKKVARLSLATNDHYRNQKGESVQDTQWHSLVAWNKQAELIENYVPKGKEIAIEGKLISRSYEDKEGNKRYVTEILVSEILLLGSKD; this comes from the coding sequence ATGAGTACTATTAGAAACAAAGTTCAGTTCATCGGAAATGTGGGAAACACTCCTGAAATTACCAATCTTGAATCCTCCAAAAAAGTGGCGCGTTTAAGTCTTGCTACCAATGACCATTACAGAAACCAAAAAGGGGAATCCGTTCAGGATACCCAATGGCATAGCCTTGTTGCTTGGAATAAACAGGCCGAGCTTATCGAAAACTATGTGCCAAAAGGAAAGGAAATTGCTATCGAGGGGAAACTGATTTCCAGATCCTACGAAGATAAGGAAGGTAATAAACGCTATGTGACCGAAATTTTAGTCAGTGAAATTCTACTCTTAGGTAGTAAGGATTAA
- a CDS encoding BfmA/BtgA family mobilization protein, with the protein MTAKSRLQVKAHTANRFREFSKKNNSNQSQTLDLILDFFEKNNLSPFETLVPSKVSLEQLIKKRIDAVIAILKNIEKTQTKPGFLMLELLLEGRNLPAASIKEKNKKTATGEQSREQLELEISRLQEALKATQKDLEYLLQQVEIKGNAFGADYLKLNIPRTEFEQFKIAIKRKS; encoded by the coding sequence ATGACCGCAAAATCCAGACTTCAAGTGAAAGCTCATACCGCGAATAGGTTTCGGGAGTTTTCAAAGAAAAATAACTCGAATCAGTCCCAAACTTTGGATTTGATCCTAGACTTTTTTGAGAAAAATAACCTCTCGCCTTTTGAAACTCTAGTGCCCTCCAAAGTGAGCCTTGAACAACTTATCAAGAAAAGAATTGATGCGGTGATCGCTATCCTGAAAAATATTGAAAAGACCCAAACAAAACCGGGATTCCTGATGCTGGAATTATTATTGGAAGGTCGCAACTTACCAGCAGCATCAATCAAAGAAAAAAATAAAAAAACTGCAACGGGTGAGCAAAGCCGGGAACAATTGGAATTGGAAATCTCCCGGTTGCAGGAGGCCTTAAAAGCCACCCAGAAAGATTTGGAATACCTGCTTCAACAAGTGGAAATTAAAGGCAACGCCTTTGGAGCGGATTATCTGAAATTAAATATCCCCAGAACGGAATTTGAACAATTTAAAATAGCCATTAAACGGAAATCTTAA
- a CDS encoding helix-turn-helix domain-containing protein — protein MQNEKDKVDFLIQFGSNFGKIRKMKNLSFRALSQKCDLDYADLNKIEKGKRNITLTTIAELARGLNVHPKELFDFDFTP, from the coding sequence ATGCAAAACGAGAAAGATAAAGTTGATTTTTTAATCCAATTTGGTTCTAATTTTGGTAAAATTAGAAAAATGAAAAACTTAAGTTTTAGGGCTCTTTCCCAAAAATGTGATTTAGACTACGCTGATCTTAATAAAATTGAGAAAGGAAAAAGGAATATTACTCTTACTACTATAGCTGAACTAGCAAGAGGACTCAATGTACATCCTAAAGAATTATTCGATTTTGATTTCACGCCTTAA
- a CDS encoding transposase: MGKETIKLTRKIQLLVDAPNKEERKEALDTLYRWQNRSYRAGNLIVTHQYIQEMIKDFFYLSEGIRYRLVDEKKAEDGILNRSKSNCTYRVVSDRFKGEVPTNILANMNYNIMNNFSKNLVQYRRGERSLANFRRDIPFPFGTIGIHGLSYKKEKKAFCFRLFSIPFKTYLGKDYTDKRSLLEQVVAGNIKLCTSKIQLNKGKIYWLAVFEVAKEKHNLKPEVIAEASLSLEHPIIVKSRKATLSIGSREEFLYRRLAIQAALKRAQNATAYCRSGKGRKRKTKAVERFHEKEKNYVSNRLHVYSRKLIDFCIKHEAGTLILLNQEDKMEIAKEDGFVLRNWNYYELMTKIKYKAEKAGIELIVD; encoded by the coding sequence ATGGGAAAAGAAACTATAAAACTCACCCGAAAGATCCAGCTACTGGTGGATGCGCCTAACAAAGAAGAAAGAAAAGAGGCTCTTGATACCCTATACCGTTGGCAAAACCGAAGCTATAGGGCGGGTAACCTTATTGTTACCCACCAGTATATTCAGGAAATGATTAAGGACTTTTTTTATTTATCGGAAGGTATAAGATATAGGCTGGTGGATGAAAAAAAAGCTGAAGACGGCATACTCAATCGTTCAAAGAGCAATTGTACCTACCGGGTGGTATCTGATCGTTTTAAAGGTGAGGTCCCAACCAACATTTTAGCCAATATGAATTATAATATCATGAATAATTTTAGTAAAAACTTGGTACAATATAGGAGGGGAGAGCGCTCGCTTGCAAATTTTAGAAGGGATATTCCTTTTCCATTTGGAACGATAGGTATTCATGGATTATCCTATAAAAAAGAAAAAAAAGCATTTTGCTTTCGTCTATTTTCCATCCCTTTTAAAACCTATTTAGGAAAGGATTATACTGATAAACGAAGCTTGCTGGAACAGGTAGTAGCCGGAAACATAAAGCTATGTACTTCTAAAATTCAGTTGAATAAAGGAAAAATTTATTGGTTGGCCGTATTTGAAGTCGCGAAAGAAAAGCATAACCTAAAACCAGAAGTCATTGCAGAAGCTTCCTTATCCCTTGAACATCCTATTATAGTAAAATCCAGAAAAGCAACACTTAGTATCGGCAGTCGGGAAGAGTTTTTATATAGAAGACTAGCCATACAGGCTGCTTTAAAAAGGGCGCAAAATGCTACTGCCTATTGTAGATCAGGAAAAGGTCGTAAACGCAAAACAAAAGCAGTAGAGAGATTTCACGAAAAAGAAAAAAACTATGTTAGTAACCGCTTGCATGTATACAGCCGAAAGCTTATTGATTTTTGTATTAAACATGAAGCCGGGACACTTATTTTATTAAATCAGGAAGATAAAATGGAAATCGCCAAAGAAGACGGATTTGTTTTAAGGAATTGGAATTATTATGAGCTGATGACCAAAATAAAATACAAGGCCGAAAAAGCCGGAATTGAACTTATCGTGGATTAA
- the mobB gene encoding MobB family relaxase → MYITISPQKLGGAFSQSAGDFVNYLEKENQGKDLSEKEFFFNQHEDGIKPFQVIKEIDGNTDKLKLKEPKYYSITINPSRYELQHIHSNPEKLKAFVREAMKEYASSFHREINGRPVSIDDIKYFAKIEQERSYKTNDIAIRENKPYAKQIAHLKNELRKVARGEISGNTQKIENEIQKLIREAPYKIRGQMVEPGMKKEGLQSHIHIIVSRKDASNSYSLSPGSKYKASEVKMHGKLVKRGFERDRFFQHSEMAFDKMFKYNRNYVESYSARKLLSKNPKQYFLSLRRLRLNEKKIAFKMIRQAGMQLPALHLPQSKVGFAYKQLKKIIEAGIKASSIGY, encoded by the coding sequence ATGTATATCACCATCTCCCCTCAAAAACTTGGTGGCGCTTTTTCTCAAAGTGCAGGGGATTTTGTGAACTATCTGGAAAAAGAAAACCAGGGAAAAGATCTATCGGAAAAAGAGTTTTTCTTTAATCAGCACGAGGATGGGATCAAACCTTTCCAGGTGATTAAAGAGATTGATGGGAATACAGATAAACTAAAGTTGAAAGAGCCTAAATATTATTCGATTACTATTAATCCCAGCCGTTATGAATTACAACATATTCACAGCAATCCTGAAAAACTTAAAGCTTTTGTTCGGGAAGCCATGAAAGAATATGCGAGTTCTTTTCATCGGGAAATAAACGGTCGCCCGGTTTCTATTGATGATATTAAGTATTTCGCGAAAATTGAACAGGAACGATCTTACAAGACTAATGATATTGCCATTCGGGAGAATAAACCCTATGCAAAACAAATAGCACATCTTAAAAATGAGCTTCGAAAAGTAGCACGCGGAGAGATTTCCGGAAATACTCAAAAAATTGAGAATGAGATTCAAAAGCTGATCCGGGAGGCTCCCTATAAGATTAGGGGACAGATGGTGGAACCGGGAATGAAAAAGGAAGGCCTGCAAAGCCATATCCATATTATCGTAAGTCGTAAAGATGCCTCCAACTCCTATAGCTTGTCTCCGGGGAGTAAGTATAAGGCTTCCGAAGTAAAGATGCATGGGAAATTGGTGAAACGGGGATTTGAACGGGATCGGTTTTTTCAGCATTCGGAAATGGCTTTTGATAAGATGTTTAAGTACAATCGAAATTATGTGGAAAGCTACTCAGCGCGAAAACTACTGAGTAAAAATCCTAAACAATACTTTTTGTCCTTAAGGCGTCTCAGGCTTAACGAGAAAAAAATTGCCTTTAAAATGATCCGACAAGCAGGAATGCAATTGCCTGCTTTGCATCTGCCCCAAAGTAAAGTGGGGTTTGCATATAAACAACTTAAAAAAATAATCGAAGCCGGTATAAAAGCTAGTTCTATCGGCTATTAA
- a CDS encoding NERD domain-containing protein yields the protein MELTFLLIIFMVFFVGSDFVMNVAIPRMKGNYGERRVAAKLRRLHKRDYIVLNNILLQTGDSSSQIDHIVICSSGIFVIETKHYKGWIHGHQKSDYWSQTIFKHHTKFKNPIRQNWTHVFALKKFHPNFQKLKYYPIVVFSGRARLRNVTSELPVLYRWQLIRYIRTENNQNRLSPDQRLWIAETIKSKNLKRRKDRKNHNRKVKRGIKDRKIKAHLNICPRCQGDLLLKEGRYGNFYGCSNYPNCTYTKSLRS from the coding sequence ATGGAACTCACTTTCCTTCTTATCATTTTTATGGTCTTTTTCGTAGGTTCTGACTTTGTCATGAATGTGGCCATTCCAAGAATGAAAGGAAATTATGGAGAAAGAAGAGTTGCCGCAAAACTTCGAAGACTTCATAAAAGGGATTATATTGTGCTAAACAATATTCTTCTACAAACTGGGGATAGCAGTTCCCAAATAGACCATATCGTTATTTGTTCTTCAGGTATTTTTGTCATTGAAACAAAACATTATAAAGGTTGGATTCACGGACATCAAAAATCTGATTATTGGAGCCAGACCATTTTCAAGCATCATACCAAGTTTAAAAATCCCATTCGACAAAATTGGACTCATGTATTTGCTTTAAAAAAGTTTCATCCGAACTTTCAGAAACTAAAATACTATCCTATTGTTGTTTTTTCTGGACGTGCCCGTTTGAGAAATGTAACGTCAGAACTGCCTGTATTATATCGGTGGCAACTTATACGATACATTAGAACAGAAAATAATCAGAATCGATTATCACCAGACCAAAGGCTATGGATCGCAGAAACCATTAAATCCAAAAATTTAAAAAGAAGAAAAGATCGGAAAAATCATAACCGCAAGGTTAAAAGGGGGATTAAAGACCGTAAAATCAAGGCACATTTAAACATCTGTCCAAGGTGTCAAGGTGATTTATTGTTAAAAGAAGGGCGCTATGGTAACTTCTACGGGTGTTCTAATTACCCCAACTGCACTTACACCAAAAGCCTTAGATCGTAG